The genomic DNA agctgggcaccaggTCTCACCAAACTGCTCAGTCATTGCCGCTCCACAtcactgcaggaggagaaaatgacaacaaaatgcagtgcttttcgataaagacagggagatcactcagcaattaccatcacTGGCAAAACAGTGACTCGATTAGGGGAAATTACttcattaatttattactttattaccAACTACTTTATTACCAATCAACTGCATTACTGGAATCCCTAATGTATACGATGAACAAAGAAAGAGCCAGCACAGATCCCCAGATGAGCTATTAGTGGTGGCAGGTATACCCCTGAGGAAAAGGAGGTGCTGTTTACAGTCGCTAACACTGAGGCCAGGAGTCACCCAGCACTGGGCAGTTTTCCGTGCTAGGCTGCCTGGCACAGCGGCCCATACAGCTGAGCCGTCAGCAGCCGATGCCCATGTTCCCCGACAAAATGGTGCACAGATACTCGCAGATTCAGCGTTTGTTCAAAGACGTCATTTATGGGCACTTTTGCACACAGTAAAAGTTCCAAAGGAATGGACTCTCTCGAAGAGGGAAGGCGGTCGCTGTCGAGGTGGTACCGGAGACTCTGTCGCAAGCCTCCTTGCAACAGCCCCTTCAGCTGCATGGGGTCCCACTCCCCAGAGCGTGCTTTTGCTGTGCAGGAAAGGTGCGGCAGCAATTCCCAATACAGCAGGAGGAAAGTCATCTTTGTCACTACTGCAGTTGTCACcggctggctgtgctggggagacCGTTGAGAGGAGAAAGCTGCTGATCTTGGCAGAGGGCTGCTGCACAGGGTTtgccctttcctttctgtgtcccacattctcccctcttttttccctgcagtagGAGGTCACTGTCTGCCGTTGGCTGTGAGCCCTGCAAACACAGCTCTGGAAGACCTCTTTCAGTTTCCATAGAAGAGCAGTCTCGTGAGCCGATCTTCCAGCTCATAGAAGTCGTGCAGTGCCTCAGCATGGGCGGCTGGATCCTGTGCCAGGTGCTGGAAGAGGTTGGGTGGCTCGGCCGCTTGTAAAGCTGGGGGCAAGACGATCTCCTGGGGCATGTTCTCATTGCCAAAGAAGAAGTGGTCAAGGCgtttctcctccaggcagcagcGCAGGTATCGCATGATATCCTGCAGCCGCAGCAGGAAATCCCTCCTGCGCCAGCCTGACAGGGGTATGGTGGTCAGGAGGTGCATCACAGCTGTCTTCAAGGTATAGGTGGAAAAGCCTGTGCCCACCATGGCACgagtgcagagctgcaggcattTGAGGTGGAAGCTGTCACGCGGGACCTGCCGGGCCACGTGCCTGAAGAACTTCATCTCAGCCACAGCGTAGCTCTCCAGCCACGTCGTGCTTGGGGTGAGGATATCCTTTGTACTCTGGCTGCTCAGGAAGATGTCCGAGTCGCCTTGCTGCACACCCAACGTGATCTCAATAAAGAGGGTCCTCCTGGAGGCATTAGTCAGCTGCAGcttgcaggagcagctggagggcaGCACCTTCATATTGTAGCGACCGGAGAGAGGCATCAGCATCCAGGCTGACCTCAGAAATTGCTGGAACCAGTGGGCAGTTTTCTGCACATCTAGGTAGGAGCCTGTGCAGAGGGTGTCTAGGAGGCTGGGGTCCTGATTCCTCCTCAGCTCCTCCTCGGGGTGGTGGAGGAAGCACAGCAAGTTCTCCACAAGCTACGCCCTCATGCAGGTGCACACCAGCTCCACGCGGATGCAGGAAACCTTCGCCGGCGGTTCCCCCACGGTGCTCAGCTCGAGCTGGAAGGTGTGCCCACGGGGGGCCTGCGGGGGCACGAGCAGGCAGTAGACGGCATCGTCCCCGTGGGGACTCCAACCTTCAAAGGCGCTGCCCACCTTGatggctggctgcagcactggagAGAAACTAGCTGACCATTGACCTTGGGAGACATGGAGGAGGTCACccaccagctcctccaccaCACGTCGCCGGTAGGCCAGGTTCTGCACTGGCCACTGGATGCGCTTTGCAAAAGTCCTACCCAGATCCCTGTCATCACCAGGACCTTCTCCAtcactttcttcctcctcctgctcctcttcctgctcctcttcttcctcctgctccctgtcaCTGCTGGAGCTCTCCTCGTTGCTTAAGATCTGCTCGTCACTGCTGCCATCCTGTTCATGGCTCCTTTCCCTGAGCCACCACCAGGGCCCAGAAAGCAGGACCAGGACTCCAGCAATGGCCCAGAACTGTTGCTGCTGCAAggcagcaaagagcagggctccccaggcCACGCTGCTCGGCTCCTGGCcgctctgctccagctcctgcagcagccgaGACGTctccaggctcagcagctgcgCACGTTGCTGCATGCGCTCGCGCGTGGCCTCGTCCAGCTCTTCGCTGGCTGTCTGTGGGTACCGGACGATGCAGTGCAGAACCAGAATGAGGAATTTTGTGGCAGCCATGGCCTGCAGGAGGAAAACCATGTCCCTTGGGCTGACGGGTGCTGGGCACGCGTTGGGGCTTCTTTAGCACTCAGACATATGGAGTTTGTTTGATGTGACAGTTGTCAAAGATCCTGCAAATCCTGGCCCATCTACCGTCACTGCATTTCCACTGGAGGTGTCCCAAATGCAGGTACGAGTGCACCTCCTCTGCCACAGAGCTGCCGTCAGGCCAGTGCTTCTCATAAACGTGGCGTGGACTGCACAAGTGCATGCCCTGAATTGGAGACCTCTCAAAAGCTTTCTCTAACCCTGCTGCACATGTTAAGTTTCCCTTGTCAAGGTGGCGGGAACCCGAGCTTGCAGGTCACGAGAGGGTGTGGTGAATGAGTGTCGAGCTCGTACAGGAGCCAGAGCCCTGCTCGGCAGTCGTGACGCTTGTCCCCTGTGCAAAGGGCTCCCCACTCGGACAGCGTGATACCCACGTCACTGAGGAGGCCCCAGGGCAATGCTGTGGGGCTCCCAGGGCTTGGTTTGCATATGGCTGCAAAGGCAGCCGCTTCAGGCTCCTTGTGGCCCACAGGCAGTGTGCACAGCTGTGGAGGGTGACAAATGATCCCGACGGGCCCAAGGCAGGAGCACAGAGAGGCTGGTGATCCTCAGTTACAGAATCAGTGAAACCAGAGCCCGCTGCATCAGCTCTTCTGCAAAATGCTCCCTGACTCTGTGGCAGCTGAGCCGTCAGCAGCTTATGCCCGTGTTCTTTGACAAAGCGATGCACAGGCACTCACCAACGCAGCGTTTGTGTGTTCACGAAGTGATTTGTTGGTATCTTTGCACCGGGTAAAGCTTTCAGAGGGAAGAGACTTTCTTGGATTGGGAGGGCAGTCACCGTCCAGGTGATATCTGGAGTATGTGTCGAAGCCTCCTTGCAACAGCCCCTTCAGCTGCATGGGGTCCCGCTCCCCAGAGCGTGCTTCTTCTGCGCAGGAAAGGCGCAGCAGCAATTCCCACTGCTGACGGAGCTGTGTGTTCTCCGTGTCCAGCGTGCTTGGTTCTGCAG from Phalacrocorax aristotelis chromosome 9, bGulAri2.1, whole genome shotgun sequence includes the following:
- the LOC142061718 gene encoding LOW QUALITY PROTEIN: inositol 1,4,5-trisphosphate receptor-interacting protein-like 1 (The sequence of the model RefSeq protein was modified relative to this genomic sequence to represent the inferred CDS: substituted 1 base at 1 genomic stop codon); the protein is MAATKFLILVLHCIVRYPQTASEELDEATRERMQQRAQLLSLETSRLLQELEQSGQEPSSVAWGALLFAALQQQQFWAIAGVLVLLSGPWWWLRERSHEQDGSSDEQILSNEESSSSDREQEEEEEQEEEQEEEESDGEGPGDDRDLGRTFAKRIQWPVQNLAYRRRVVEELVGDLLHVSQGQWSASFSPVLQPAIKVGSAFEGWSPHGDDAVYCLLVPPQAPRGHTFQLELSTVGEPPAKVSCIRVELVCTCMRAXLVENLLCFLHHPEEELRRNQDPSLLDTLCTGSYLDVQKTAHWFQQFLRSAWMLMPLSGRYNMKVLPSSCSCKLQLTNASRRTLFIEITLGVQQGDSDIFLSSQSTKDILTPSTTWLESYAVAEMKFFRHVARQVPRDSFHLKCLQLCTRAMVGTGFSTYTLKTAVMHLLTTIPLSGWRRRDFLLRLQDIMRYLRCCLEEKRLDHFFFGNENMPQEIVLPPALQAAEPPNLFQHLAQDPAAHAEALHDFYELEDRLTRLLFYGN